The genomic segment CGCTCGCGTAGCCAGGCGGCGAGCTCGACTTCGTCCAGCTCGCCAGCGGCCAATGCCATCCAGGTCAAGTAGCGATCCTCCTGTGACGCGTCGAGATCGATGCCATTAAGCCGCAGGAACAGCAAAGCGGCGACGAGCGACGTGCGCTTGTTGCCGTCGACGAACGGATGCAGATGCGCGATGCCGTGCGCGTAAGCCGCCGCGAGTGCATGGATGTCCGGCGGTGGATCACCGTAGCTCGCAAGTTGCAGTGGCTTCGCCAGTGCCGTCTCGAAGAGGCTGCGATCGCGGATCCCGCTGGCGCCACCGTGTTCGGACAGCTGGGCGAGATGGATGGCCTCGACGACGAGCGGCTGCAGCCAGACGACCTCGCTCACTTGGCGAGCTGGCGCAGCACATCCCGGTTCTCGCGCATCACCTTGCGCGCGACCTCCATCTGCCGCTCGAACT from the Luteimonas fraxinea genome contains:
- a CDS encoding type II toxin-antitoxin system death-on-curing family toxin; the encoded protein is MSEVVWLQPLVVEAIHLAQLSEHGGASGIRDRSLFETALAKPLQLASYGDPPPDIHALAAAYAHGIAHLHPFVDGNKRTSLVAALLFLRLNGIDLDASQEDRYLTWMALAAGELDEVELAAWLRERARPM